The Bicyclus anynana chromosome 13, ilBicAnyn1.1, whole genome shotgun sequence region CGGTCGAAAAACTAGTTTCGGTCGGACAGTAtcaatttgtaatttaagaCACTTAATTTAAGTAAAGCTGCACCCACCCCCCCTAGATAAaatcctggctacgcccatGTAACTGCCTCGCTTATTCCAGGATGACTAGGTACTGGTATAGTATAATAGGTGTCTATTTATGCGGTTTTAGATCACGAAACATTAAGGCTTAATAAGCCTGCCAACCtgggaggctattctgtaacaatgtctTTATCACTCGCTCTCTTTCTATAGTACCTACTGTGTTAGATACAGAGAgacagaggtgaattcgaaattcgcaTTGCGAGTTATATAATAGTACATGATGATTTAAGTGCggtagttgaaaattacagcagAGGGGATATTGCAGCTCcagccgaaggcgagagctatagtaaggaaccagaggctgtaattatcgtCATTACTGAATAGCCCTACTGAACTGGAACAACATGACGCGTTCAAACTCCAAATTCCCTCACTTAAGGCTTTTTCTTGTAATGGgtcattaaaattatgtatctaATCCTTTGTTTTCCTTCAGCAaacctttattatatttaaaatttcttatacaaaatattttgcatTTCAGTAATAGAAGTCGGCGGTGAATCTCAACGCGTATTGGCcggttttatattttcatacgcTATCTATGTAGGCGAAGTAATATTTGCATTTATAGCGTTGACCCTAAAATACTGGAAAACGTTAATTTTAGTAGTGTACACCCCGATGGTTCTATTCTTGGcctacatttttgttttaaaagagAGTACAAGATGGCAGCTGCTCAGAGGTAAAACAGAAGAAGCAAAAGATACGTTAAAGTTAATCGCAAAGCTAAACAAACTCAATCTTACATCGGAAGAGATTACTCAAATAAGCGACGAAGATCTGCGATTCAAATTCAACATAGTAATACAAAAGGAGAGAGAGAGTTTCAAAGATATTCTGGTTTCTAGAGAGATTATGCTACGATTGATAATTACATCGTTCTGTTTCTTCACGTCCAGTTTCGTGTACTATGGTTTAGCTGTCCATGCGGTATTGTTACCAGGGAATAAGTACATGAACTTTGTTCTATCATCCGTCGCTTCCTTCCCGGGTGATTTGATCGCGTTGTACGTATTCAAGAAATACGGAAGGAAGATATCGTTGCAATGTGGCTACGTCATTTCTGCAATATTTCTCATCGCCCAGACGTATACTCCTgactgtaagtatttttttacaggtacgagtattttaaaatttacattcttattattgtatattcGAATGTCAATTTCATTTTGAACtgatcgtgttttttttttttggctccatgtgggaccactacggcgttaccggggggtttgggcgagcgcagaagcatcgcctgatgagacccgaaggctgatgagacccgaaggctgaaataaagattgaggacggaacggctctctaagggcgtctcctatgagactcggacctcggcttagagggccattcgggaaggtgtaaccgtgacctgagtgaatcagtccggatgcccccgagatcgtgagttagaaaacccacgtccgggtgacgttagatatcggggacctcgtcttcgccggcgaagacgctgtgttgcttgtgattgtgttgcccgggaagcattgtcggtcctcatgtcatcgtctggatcgtaaaggaagAAAGCCTGCATGaactgatcgtgtattagtCGCTATGTGCACAACATTAAGCCGATCACGACCAACACACGTttagttttatcggatgtcaagccgttagcgctgcagtaATGTGAGATTCTTGGATCGTCAGTGGCTCTACAGTACATAACGTATACGTTTACATTGAACATTTCTAACTCAATACTGCGATGGGTGACagtattcaatatatttttaaacgtatATATTTTCTGTTTTAGCAATATCCTGGttgaaaattgtattatttttgtgcGGGAAACTCAGTGTGGTTGTCTGCTTCACTGGTGTGTACACCTACAGCTTGGAGCTGTTCCCTACGAGTGTTCGCGGCACGCTGTTTGGATGTGGCAACACCGCTGCTAGAGTTGGGAGCATGCTCGCACCACTCACTCCTTTGTTGGTGAGGACTAAGTTacttataatgaataaattttttcaagattttattttttttatgcaaatatgCTCGCGTTTGAGCATGattctaacctgatggtaagtatagACACAGTCAAAGACGGGACaagcttgcctagaagattgCCGATTTACTCTTATTTTAAAGATACCCAATTTATAAGACTGATATTATGGTTTGGAAAACTGATTCTGACAAGAATGTCAGCCCTAAACTCGGTTTCCATTTATTTCACTTAGTTAACAGTGATCTCGAGACTCAATGAAACCGGGGTTACGTGGAAGATACAAGATTACTCTTTGCTCTACCCTGAGTGGCTCGGATCATTCCCAAAATTACTGGGAAATGCTAGTcacccaccatccaataagccgACATCGGCACTGCTTGCAGCACTATCGGCTTGACATGCGATAAAATTTATCGCGTGTTCACACGATtaaacacgatcagttttatcgttAAGAGCCGTTAGCGCTACTGGCATGAGGTCTTATCGGATGGTGGTCGCGGTCGGCTATACACACCCGTGCCTCGGAGTGCACGTAAAGTCTTCGTTCGTTCCTTGGTCATTGTCATAACCTAAGCTTATAAATTTTGTCTGTTTCAGGTCAAACAACTTAACTCATTGCCATCAATTTTGTTTTCGTCGACGGCGATATTAGCCGCTTTTCTTCTAACGCTTACACCTGAAACCAAGATGCTACCAATGTTTGACACGATAGAACAAGTAGAAAACTATAAGTCTAAAGTTATGAcgcatttataaatttttaatggaaTTAGTCACCCTGGAATGCCCCTCCAGCTTCTAATTCCTACAAATTGCAACAGGGATTGCGAACCTATTTGatttttctattataaaaaGAGAGTATTAGCCCTGTAGTTGGCTGCTAAAATAGGCTGAGAtgattgtaaaattgtaaatatctggaattaaacaatttaaattatatgattTTGTTGGACTAATTTGAAATTCTTCTCTTATACCTGATACCTGGGGTTTTTACCGGGTTTGgattgcttggcggtactttttgccagtagggtggtaactagacaagACCGAAGGCTCCTACCAgccaaaataattgaaatatgcTACCTCTTGAAGCCACTAACTATGATCTAAACTCTATAGTTccctatagtaggagcatgatctgacaaactttcagctgatataaaatgacgaaggtctggcagTCATAGGCTCTCGTTTTACTATTTCTGCCGCCAACCAACACCGCGGTGTCttagtcagtggcgtgcacaaggtctCTAACTAGGGTAGGCTATATACGTACAAATACATAATGGAATTTTTTTCTTACACTACAGGTTCATCTAGTaagtcctcagggtatgcattacGTTTATGCATCTAGAAGGCAGAGATTTAATGTGTACGAAAATACACATtaaacctctgccttcgatccggaggtcgtaggttcgaatccgatccggatTCCGGGGCATGCGGGGCATACCTTCAACTTTCCAGCTACGTTAATTTTCGAATTCAAAAAGAGGAGGGGGTTTTCTATCCGTCggaaaaaagaatttaaaatcatgcgtctcaaacggtgaagggagaacatcctgaggaaacctgcatacccaatattttttttaattatttacgtgtgtgaagtctaatccgcatggtggactaataataatctaacatttctgagaggagacagtgagccgaatatgggatgttattgatgatgacaCATATTACGATATTTATTCACTGGCCCtcatccttttttttattatttttattctttaaagttagcccttgataacaatctcacctgatggtaagtgatgatgcaatctaagatggaagcgggctaacttgttaggaggaggatgaaaatccacaccccttttggtttctatacgtcatcataccggaacgctaaatcgcttggcggtacgtctttgtcggtagtgtggtaactagccacggccgaagcctcccaccagccagacctggaccaattaagaaaaactcattcggcccagccgggcctcgaacccaggacctccgttttataaatccaccgcgcatactactgcgccacggaggccgtcaaatcccAATGCGCAGCGCTGTATACTTGACCGTCTGTGGGCAGCTTAAATGATTTGTTTGTATCAAAATGTATGGATTTATGAATGGGAACGGACGCAAAGCGGTCGTGACTGTGTACTTGTGACCGGAGAAAGGGGACAATGTCCGGAATTTGGCGCGAACACAAATCTTTTGGCAAAGGCGTATTTTTTAGAATACTGAATACGAGTTTAAGAATGCTCATAAGCATGCCAaatgtgataatattttttgggAAAAGCAACTAAAGTaggaataggtaggtatactttatTTTCTCTATATTTAATTACCTACGAAGTTTTTAACAATGTCGCATTTGTCGTAACTAGAGAAAATTCAAgctaagccgtgatagcccagtggatatgacctctgcctccgatttcggagggtgtgggttcgaatccggtccggggcatgcacctccaacttttcagttgagagcattttaagaaattaaatatcacgtgtctcaatcggtgaaggaaaatatcgtgaggaaacctgcataccagagaattattttaattctctgcgtgtgtgaagtctaagcctaacccctctcattctgagaggagactcgagctcagcagtgagccaaatatgggttgatgtcgACGAGAGACGAAAATCAATTATCTAAATATGTCAGACatacattacaatttaaatgtaggtattgTTGATAGTACCTATCTATTGATGTACCTATCTATTGATGATAAAGTCTTCCTAATAGGTATGTCAAAACGCTTGCGAAGCATTGCATGACATATCAAGAAGACGTTTTaagaaaagtagcttatgtgttaatctagagtaaaatctatttgcattccaaatttcagccaaatcgcttttgtATCCGCAGCGTTAAGGAGAAACAAacgtacacacacacttacactaattttcgcctttataatattagtgtgatacccgtgcgaagccggagtGGGCCGCTATGTTTTTAacaacgttcacagtttttctgtagtgtatttagtaggtatcagtattgcacccgtgcgaagccggggcgggtcgctagttatacatataaaccttcctcttcaatcacactaactattaaaaaaaccgcatcaaaatccgttgcgaagttttaaagatttaagcgtACTTAGGGTTATAAGGActgagaaagcgactttgttacTATACTATGTAGTATAATTACTCGTGCGAAACacgcgtgttgccagtgatgacctatggtttagaaggctcagagtcacacagcgggcgatggagcgagctatgctcgaagtgtctgcgtgattgaatcagaaataaggagatctgcagaagaaaaggcaccgacatagctcaatgagtcgcaaagctgaagtggcaatggtggGGCACGTAGTTCggatagccgatggacgttgaggtaaagtgctggaatgacgaccccgcactagaaaatacaggtggactgacgacatcaagcgagtcgcagggattcgctggatgtatgTAGCTCAGGAACGTGATTTTCGGAAGTAcgtacaaaaggcttatgtcctgcagtggacgtccatcggctgatatgatgatgatgatgaattaagaAACAAGTAAGTACCTAGATGGTACATCTGCGGTATTTGAAAAATGCTCGAAGTATATACctacactagctgacaccgcgcggtttcacccgcgtggttccctttcccgtaggaatatggggataatatatagcttatatccttcctcgataaatgggctatctaacactgaaaaatattttcaaatcggaccagtagttcctgagattagcgcgttcaatcaaacaaacaaacaaactcttcagctttataatattagtatagattcttaaATATCCTTTCGTATAAACAGGATTTCAGTTCAATATgagttttatacaaattaataaaaggtGAAAGTAGTATATCCAGTTTCTTGACGTATACCCACTTAGCACTTCGCAGTGATATCGGGGAATATTATGATGTTCGTTAAGCCTCGGACACAGTGACgtgtaaataaatgatttatcatcatcaccatcatcatcattgatgaTGATCACCAATATGATCAATtacattatttactagcggacgctcctGACTTCGTACCCGTGTTAATAGTtttcatggatttttcgggataaaagtaaccttcaattatttcattcaaaactACCTCTACCTACCAAAGACAGTCATGTTATAAACGGTTCATCTTCAGCTGTTCCAGAGAATAGCCCGgtcaaacatacagacagacaaaaacctTCGATTGTACTTAGTATCgcgtaaataactataagcttTTGGGAAAACATATTAAGTACTAACTTTATTTTGCAATTAGACAGTCacgtcaattttatttatatgtatctatTGAGTATTCGggatttagtagtagtagtggtATCTAAAGCATGATAGAGTAAAGAAAGAAGTCGACAAAGACTAAAGACTCTGGAGAAAGTACTTGTATACGTTGTAaacatatacctatattttttccattttgcTTCTGTTTTTgcttgtgttttattttaatagataagcTACATTAGCGTGATACTAGCAATTAAACTGACACAAAGTGTTTGTTCAGTCCATATACCTACTCTTTACCAAAGCGGGTAGGGTACAGCAAAAGAATAGAACAAaaaacctcctggcaacatgcaaGATGCATGCTTTTCTgtgttcaaaactgtaaacagaatgcggtcctcggaTTATACACACTCAATTCCAACTACTCTACaatgaaataaactaaaaataaactagtctacaatgaaatgaaaatacacgATTTTGAACTATTTTAGAAATAAGGTGTAGGCACAgataacatattatgtacagcgtaggtttaaatccggtccggggcatgcatccaACATCCaatccaactttttagttaagtgCAATTCAAGAAATCACTCGTAAAtaatacgtgtctcaaacggtgaagaacatcgtgaggaaacctgcttctgaaaattttctgaattctctacgtgtgtgaagtctgccaatccgcagggccagcgtggtggactatcagcctagccccactcattctgaaaagagacttgagctcagcagtgagccgaatttgtaTTGATATTGAAACTATTTCAGTGTGGCCGAGGCTTTACAAACGCGCTGTGTTTTTGTCCATTAACGAATCCGCGTAAGCTACGGTACTACACGCGTAGTTCTGTACCCGTAGCAACTAGCATCTCagagttattatatttttaactagtaGGTATCTTGTCTCGGTCATAAACAGTAGtgtttgacattttaatattatacgcATTCGTAATTTTATTCGCGAGCGTATTTAACGGTCAACTGTGTGTTAAATATTCAATTGTGCGTTAACTCCGGCCAGAATCACTAGATTTTTGgcgaaatataatataacagtgtattattaaataagaataagtagataaaataaattaattattttatatttagaattacaaaatataaaattgagtTCTGTAATTTGAATAGTGGACTTATTATTTCAAAGGACTTAAACATTTTCTTTGATCGTGTTTTAATTGCAATTTTACTAataactgaaattaaataagagtatttaatattcaattatataatttattggaCTGTTAAAAGGGAAAATGGCGGATAAAGATGATAATATTCGCAGTGCGGATTCGGATGTTTTTTTGGAATTGGAGAAATTTGGTAGATTTCACTTCATACAGTATGTTTTGGTGTGTTTGCCGCTTATGATGGTGTCTATGGTGCACGTCAATTATATATTTGTCGCTGAAGACGTCAATCAcaggtaattattataatttatatttctaaaataatattagtttcataataattgaatatgaaattttgaaaagGGCACAAGTCGGATATTCTGTACatcttacaaatataaaatatctaataacatacttagatttaactttaaaactaggctaattaacaccaaaatgcaacacaatagttacttttagaaattatttaccggttttcaaaataattagttattttttaaattgctggacgttttaaattttcagacttgtgcccttttcgaaatcGCATATTT contains the following coding sequences:
- the LOC112052794 gene encoding organic cation transporter protein, with amino-acid sequence MTVNVINSAGGDAYLGFEKFGRFHYIQCLLVCLPLMMVSMIHVNYIFVAEDVNHRCLLPECEDANPSVEVPVWWPKDVDARCFKPVVDMQAYDSSNQTCSNNTFVEILEECHQWIYDNENSIVSELNLGCKSWKSTLVGGIHNAGTKASLKKNNFYLFRVGRKPTIIICSIGGVVGVAKIFIKNYYAYLGVEFLESVLASGLYTVAVVLLIEVGGESQRVLAGFIFSYAIYVGEVIFAFIALTLKYWKTLILVVYTPMVLFLAYIFVLKESTRWQLLRGKTEEAKDTLKLIAKLNKLNLTSEEITQISDEDLRFKFNIVIQKERESFKDILVSREIMLRLIITSFCFFTSSFVYYGLAVHAVLLPGNKYMNFVLSSVASFPGDLIALYVFKKYGRKISLQCGYVISAIFLIAQTYTPDSISWLKIVLFLCGKLSVVVCFTGVYTYSLELFPTSVRGTLFGCGNTAARVGSMLAPLTPLLVKQLNSLPSILFSSTAILAAFLLTLTPETKMLPMFDTIEQVENYKSKVMTHL